From the genome of Anoplopoma fimbria isolate UVic2021 breed Golden Eagle Sablefish chromosome 1, Afim_UVic_2022, whole genome shotgun sequence, one region includes:
- the napab gene encoding N-ethylmaleimide-sensitive factor attachment protein, alpha b gives MDNSGKEKEAMALVAEAEKKMKSSQSFFGAMFGGSSKTEEACDMYVRAANMYKMAKNWCAAGNAFSQAALLHLQMQSKHDAATNFVDAGNAFKKADPQEAINCLNRAIEIYTDMGRFTIAAKHHINIAEIYETEMVDIEKAIAHYEQAADYYKGEESTSSANKCLLKVATYAAQLEQYPKAIEIYEQVGTHAMDSTLLKYSAKDHFFKAALCHFCVDMLNAKLAVQKYEEMFPAFSDSRECKLVKKLLDAYEEQNVEAYTDSVKEFDTISRLDQWLTTMLLRIKKTIQDDESDLR, from the exons ATGGACAACAGcgggaaagaaaaggaagcgATGGCTTTAGTGGCCGAGGccgaaaagaaaatgaaatcgTCGCAGTCGTTCTTCGGAGCGATGTTTGG TGGTTCCTCCAAGACGGAAGAGGCCTGTGACATGTATGTGAGGGCAGCCAACATGTACAAAATGGCCAAGAATTGGTGTG ccgCAGGAAACGCATTCTCCCAAGCGGCTCTCCTGCACCTCCAGATGCAGAGCAAACACGATGCGGCGACTAACTTCGTAGATGCCGGGAACGCCTTCAAAAAAGCAGATCCACAAG AGGCAATAAACTGCCTAAATCGAGCCATTGAGATATACACTGATATG gGGCGCTTCACCATCGCAGCCAAACATCACATCAACATTGCTGAAATATACGAGACTGAGATGGTGGACATCGAAAAG GCCATTGCTCATTATGAACAGGCAGCAGATTATTACAAAGGGGAAGAATCCACCAG TTCAGCAAACAAGTGCCTTCTGAAAGTAGCAACCTACGCGGCTCAGCTGGAgcagtacccaaaagccattgAGATCTATGAACAG gTTGGAACCCACGCGATGGACAGTACACTTCTGAAATACAGTGCCAAAGATCACTTCTTCAAGGCAGCTCTCTGTCACTTCTGTGTAGACATGCTTAATGCAAAA CTTGCTGTGCAGAAGTATGAAGAGATGTTTCCGGCCTTTTCAGACTCGCGGGAATGCAAGCTTGTGAAG AAACTTCTAGATGCCTATGAAGAACAGAACGTGGAGGCCTATACTGACTCG GTGAAGGAATTCGACACCATTTCACGGTTGGACCAGTGGCTCACCACCATGCTTCTCCGCATCAAGAAAACCATACAGGACGATGAGAGCGACCTTCGCTGA